The Rhizobium rhizogenes sequence CGTGGACCTTGAAAATGAAATCAGCCGCCGTTTTGGCCTTCGGCAGTCGGTGGTGACGCCGACGGTTTCCGACAATCCGGAAACCGTGCTGCAGATGGTTGGCCGGGTGGCCGCCAATCATCTGCTGGAGACGATCCGGGATGGCGATGTGATCGCGATTACCGGCGGCAAGGCGGTGAGCGCGGTGGTCGACAATCTCGAGGCGGAGCGTCGTTTCGATGTGCGGGTGGTGCCGCTGACCGGCGGCGTGCAGGGCAAGCATTATACGGATGTCAATCATCTGGCCACACAGCTTGCGGAAAAGCTCGGTGGCAGCGCCTCGCTCCTGCATGCGCCGCTGTTTGCCGAGGATGAGGAGCAGCGCGATCTCCTGATGAATGTCGCGTCAATCCGTGAAGTGTTTGATCTGGCGCGGCAGGCACAGGTGGCGCTGGTCGGCATCGGTTCGGTGGAGGCGCCCGGCTCCGGCTATTACGATCTGCTGCCGGATGCCGCCCGTGGCGGGCAGGCGCTGGTGGAGGCCGGCATTGCGGGTGAATTTCTCGCCCATCTCACCATGGCGGACGGGCAGCTGGCGCGGATCGATCTCAACTCGCGCGTGGTGGCGCTGGACCCCCGGCAGCTTGCCCGGTGCCCGAACATCATTGGTGTGGCGGCCGGGGCCATCAAGGCCGGACCGGTGGCGGCCACGCTTGCCGGCCGTTATCTGACCTCGCTCGTCGTGGACGAGGCGATTGCCGGTTATCTACTGGATCAGGAAGAAGGGAAAACGTCGTGACGGATAATTCCATATTGACCCGGACGATCGGCGGCAGCGGCATCAGCGCATCGGC is a genomic window containing:
- a CDS encoding sugar-binding transcriptional regulator, translated to MLDIKDDFDQQRQIYSVLVLHFIEGVKQSEIAERLNLSHTKVNRMIAAGRKAGMVKISIASPYQRLVDLENEISRRFGLRQSVVTPTVSDNPETVLQMVGRVAANHLLETIRDGDVIAITGGKAVSAVVDNLEAERRFDVRVVPLTGGVQGKHYTDVNHLATQLAEKLGGSASLLHAPLFAEDEEQRDLLMNVASIREVFDLARQAQVALVGIGSVEAPGSGYYDLLPDAARGGQALVEAGIAGEFLAHLTMADGQLARIDLNSRVVALDPRQLARCPNIIGVAAGAIKAGPVAATLAGRYLTSLVVDEAIAGYLLDQEEGKTS